From Quercus lobata isolate SW786 chromosome 1, ValleyOak3.0 Primary Assembly, whole genome shotgun sequence, one genomic window encodes:
- the LOC115980742 gene encoding protein N-lysine methyltransferase METTL21A isoform X1, protein MEPDRLNSPATFSMPLEVLGHELQFSQDPNSKHLGTTVWDASLVFVKFLEKNCRKGRFCPSKLKGKRVIELGAGCGVAGFGMALLGCDVVATDQVEVLPLLMRNIERNTSRILQMNPGSDSFGSIQVAELDWGNDDHIRAVGPPFDYIIGTDVVYAERLLEPLLQTITALSGPKTTILLGYEIRSTNVHEQMLQMWRRNFDVKIVPQSKMHTTFQHPSIQLFIMGSKPPERNTENTDQGSDQESDKVETSTEENDGRSSEEEKVTDSVGDLVEEGCDLVTKLPNEKLNDFETRRYGSMAARLLRDVKIS, encoded by the exons ATGGAGCCTGACAg GTTAAATTCTCCAGCTACTTTTTCAATGCCTCTTGAGGTTTTAGGCCATGAATTGCAGTTCTCTCAG GATCCAAATTCCAAGCATTTAGGAACGACAGTTTGGGATGCGTCACTTGTGTTTGTCAAATTTCTG gaGAAAAATTGCAGAAAGGGAAGGTTCTGCCCTTCTAAACTAAAAGGGAAACGTGTTATTGAACTTGGGGCAGGTTGTGGAGTAGCTGGCTTTG GCATGGCTTTGCTGGGATGTGATGTAGTGGCAACAGACCAAGTTGAAGTTTTGCCATTGCTTATGAGAAATATTGAACGTAATACTTCAAGAATTTTACAGATGAATCCTGGTTCTG ATTCATTTGGTTCAATTCAGGTTGCAGAGTTAGACTGGGGAAATGATGATCATATTAGGGCTGTTGGTCCACCGTTTGACTACATCATTGGCACTGATGTT GTTTATGCAGAGCGTCTCTTGGAACCACTATTGCAAACAATAACTGCATTATCAGGACCTAAAACTACAATTTTG TTGGGGTATGAGATCCGTTCTACAAATGTCCATGAGCAAATGCTTCAGATGTGGAGAAGAAACTTTGATGTTAAAATTGTTCCACAATCTAAG ATGCACACCACATTCCAGCATCCAAGTATTCAACTGTTCATCATGGGATCAAAACCTCCAGAGAGGAATACAGAAAACACAGATCAGGGGAGTGATCAAGAAAGTGACAAGGTTGAAACAAGTACGGAGGAGAATGATGGGAGAAGCAGTGAGGAGGAAAAAGTGACTGATTCTGTTGGTGATTTAGTGGAGGAAGGGTGCGATCTAGTGACAAAACTCCCAAATGAGAAACTAAATGATTTTGAAACGAGAAGATATGGCTCAATGGCTGCTCGACTTCTGCGAGATGTCAAGATATCTTAA
- the LOC115980742 gene encoding protein-lysine methyltransferase METTL21D isoform X2, producing MGTLSIDQEKNCRKGRFCPSKLKGKRVIELGAGCGVAGFGMALLGCDVVATDQVEVLPLLMRNIERNTSRILQMNPGSDSFGSIQVAELDWGNDDHIRAVGPPFDYIIGTDVVYAERLLEPLLQTITALSGPKTTILLGYEIRSTNVHEQMLQMWRRNFDVKIVPQSKMHTTFQHPSIQLFIMGSKPPERNTENTDQGSDQESDKVETSTEENDGRSSEEEKVTDSVGDLVEEGCDLVTKLPNEKLNDFETRRYGSMAARLLRDVKIS from the exons ATGGGAACCTTAAGCATTGAtcag gaGAAAAATTGCAGAAAGGGAAGGTTCTGCCCTTCTAAACTAAAAGGGAAACGTGTTATTGAACTTGGGGCAGGTTGTGGAGTAGCTGGCTTTG GCATGGCTTTGCTGGGATGTGATGTAGTGGCAACAGACCAAGTTGAAGTTTTGCCATTGCTTATGAGAAATATTGAACGTAATACTTCAAGAATTTTACAGATGAATCCTGGTTCTG ATTCATTTGGTTCAATTCAGGTTGCAGAGTTAGACTGGGGAAATGATGATCATATTAGGGCTGTTGGTCCACCGTTTGACTACATCATTGGCACTGATGTT GTTTATGCAGAGCGTCTCTTGGAACCACTATTGCAAACAATAACTGCATTATCAGGACCTAAAACTACAATTTTG TTGGGGTATGAGATCCGTTCTACAAATGTCCATGAGCAAATGCTTCAGATGTGGAGAAGAAACTTTGATGTTAAAATTGTTCCACAATCTAAG ATGCACACCACATTCCAGCATCCAAGTATTCAACTGTTCATCATGGGATCAAAACCTCCAGAGAGGAATACAGAAAACACAGATCAGGGGAGTGATCAAGAAAGTGACAAGGTTGAAACAAGTACGGAGGAGAATGATGGGAGAAGCAGTGAGGAGGAAAAAGTGACTGATTCTGTTGGTGATTTAGTGGAGGAAGGGTGCGATCTAGTGACAAAACTCCCAAATGAGAAACTAAATGATTTTGAAACGAGAAGATATGGCTCAATGGCTGCTCGACTTCTGCGAGATGTCAAGATATCTTAA